GCAAGTCCGGCTGCGAGTGCGCTGATGCGCTCCGCCAGCTCGCGGTACGTGGTTGTCCGGGTTGGCTCGACGATCGCCGGCCGGTGTGGGTCGCGCCGCGCGATGGCGTGGACGGCGTTGCAGAGGTTCATCGTGGCGGGGCGCTGCTCGGCGGCCTCGCGGCGAGGAGGACGCTCGCGCAGCGGGAGCAGGCGAACGGGGCGACCTCCGCCCCGTTCGCTCCCTCGCTAGCGCGGCAGGCCGAGGACGCGCAGGGCGACGGTATTGAGCGCGTTCTCCGGGGTGCCGCCGTTGTGCGCGCCGGCGATCGCGCCCATGTAGCGCCGCTCCCAGCGCGCGGCCAGCGGCGCGAACTGGGGCGAGTGATGCCCGATTTGGCTGCCCATGCCGATGAGGTCGCAGGCGAACTTGACGTGCAGCTGGCCGTAGACCTTCGTCCAGACTTGGCGAACTGCCGTCTCGCGGTCTGGCGCGGGGCCGCCGCTCTCGAGCATCGAGGCAACGCGATAGGCGAGCAGGCGCGAGATCTGATTGTGGATCATGAAGTCGGCAAGGCCGTTCTGGACCCACTCGTCCTCGATCAGCGGCCGGCCGTTAACCTTCGTCTGCTTGGCATAGAGGACGAGGTCTTCGAGGTCGCGCCGGGTTTCCGTCCAGCCGCCAAGGCCAGCGGCGCGCATCGTGTTGAGGGTCATCGCGAGGTGGTAGAAGCCGCGATTGACTTCGCCCAGCACGGCGTCCGCCGGGACACGGACATCTTCGAAATAGACTTGGTTCACCCGGTAGCCGTCCATCGTCCAGAGCGGGAGGATCTGGATCCCGGGCGTCTTCATATCGATCACCATGATCGAGATCCCGCGGTGACGCTCGGCGCTCGGGTCAGTCCGGACGAGCACCCAGTAGTAATCGGCATCTTGCAGGTGCTCGGTGTACATCTTGTTGCCGTTGATCACCCACTCATCGCCATCGCGGACGGCGCGGGTCTCGATCGAGGCGAGGTCGGTGCCGGCGTTCGCTTCGGTCATGCCGACGGCCCAAGTCGCCTCGCCGCGGGCGATCGGAGGCAGATACTTCTTCTTCTGCTCTTCGGTGCCGTAGTGGATGAGGGCAGGGCCGACGAAGTTTGCCGCCACTTGGTGCGCCGCGACAGGCGCGTGGGCGGCGGCCATCTCTTCATCGAAGACAAGGCGGTGCCAAATGTCCAAGCCGAGTCCGCCGTATTCCTTCGGCCAGGTGAGCGTCAGCCACCCTTTCTGGCCGAGCTTGCGCGTGAACGCCTTGTTGAACCCGTGCGGATAGTCCGTGCAGTGGGCATATTCATCCCGGATCTCGGGGGTCAGTTCCTTCTTCAGGAACTCACGGACTTCCAGACGGAACTTTTCAGCCGCTTCCGGGAAAGTGAAGTCCATTTCCTCTCCTTGTCCTTAGTGATGCTCCGCCGGTTGGGCCATTTCTGCGAGGAGCGCGGTCACGCGCTTCTTGTGCCAGCGAGGGTGGCCAAGGATCACTTCGGCACCCTTTGCCTTCCGAAAGTACAGCTCCATCTCGGAGCCGCGGATGAACCCGGCCCCGCCATGAATGTGGCAGCCCTCGATTGAGGCGTTCGTATACGCTTCGCTCGCCGCTGCTTTGGCGATGGCGACTTCCAAGCGCGCATCTTGTCCGACTGCCAGCTTATACGCCGCCTCGTAGACGCACAACTGGGCGCCGGTGATCTCGGTGACGACGCGCGCCATCTTATGCTGCAGCGCTTGGAACGACCCGATCGGCCGGCCGAACTGGATGCGCTGCTTGGAATAGTCGACGGCCAGCTCAAGGCAGCGCTCTGCCGCACCGATCGAGGCTGCGCTATGCACGACTGCCGCCTTCGCGAGCACATCTTGGAAGGGATGCCAAGCGCCTCGCTCCGGCCCGAGGAGGGACTCCGCTTCTGCGCCGTTCAGCTCGACGATGTATTGATGGTCTTTGCCAATGGTGTCGAGGATGGTCAGTTTCACCCCGCTTACCTTGGGGTCGACGAGGAAGAACGCGATGCCGTCGTCTCCCTCGCCGGTGCGTGCCGCGACGATCAGCAGGTCGGCGACGTGGGCATAGCTGATGTACAGCTTGGTGCCGGTCAGCGTCCAACCGCTGCCGGTGCGCTCGGCCCGCGTCTCGACTCCCCAGCCGTCGTAGGTGCCGCTCGGCTCGGTGAGGGCGAGGACGAAGATCTTCTCTCCCGAGGCGAGCTTCGGCAGCAGCTCGCGCTTTTGCTCCTCACTTCCTAGGGTGAGGATCGTCAGGGCGGCCTCGACCCCCGACGCGAAGAGCGGGCTCGGAAGGAGCGAGCGGCCGACCTCTTCGAACAGGATCGCCATGTCGCTCACATCACCCCCTTGGCCGCCGTACTCCTCGGGGATCATCAAACCAGTCCAGCCGAGCTCGCAGATCTTCTTCCACACGGCGGGGTCGAAGCCGATCCGGTCCTCTTCC
This region of Dehalococcoidia bacterium genomic DNA includes:
- a CDS encoding acyl-CoA dehydrogenase family protein, encoding MDFTFPEAAEKFRLEVREFLKKELTPEIRDEYAHCTDYPHGFNKAFTRKLGQKGWLTLTWPKEYGGLGLDIWHRLVFDEEMAAAHAPVAAHQVAANFVGPALIHYGTEEQKKKYLPPIARGEATWAVGMTEANAGTDLASIETRAVRDGDEWVINGNKMYTEHLQDADYYWVLVRTDPSAERHRGISIMVIDMKTPGIQILPLWTMDGYRVNQVYFEDVRVPADAVLGEVNRGFYHLAMTLNTMRAAGLGGWTETRRDLEDLVLYAKQTKVNGRPLIEDEWVQNGLADFMIHNQISRLLAYRVASMLESGGPAPDRETAVRQVWTKVYGQLHVKFACDLIGMGSQIGHHSPQFAPLAARWERRYMGAIAGAHNGGTPENALNTVALRVLGLPR
- a CDS encoding acyl-CoA/acyl-ACP dehydrogenase, with translation MELGPSETQQVLKRTAREFLQTVVNPAIVRQMEEDRIGFDPAVWKKICELGWTGLMIPEEYGGQGGDVSDMAILFEEVGRSLLPSPLFASGVEAALTILTLGSEEQKRELLPKLASGEKIFVLALTEPSGTYDGWGVETRAERTGSGWTLTGTKLYISYAHVADLLIVAARTGEGDDGIAFFLVDPKVSGVKLTILDTIGKDHQYIVELNGAEAESLLGPERGAWHPFQDVLAKAAVVHSAASIGAAERCLELAVDYSKQRIQFGRPIGSFQALQHKMARVVTEITGAQLCVYEAAYKLAVGQDARLEVAIAKAAASEAYTNASIEGCHIHGGAGFIRGSEMELYFRKAKGAEVILGHPRWHKKRVTALLAEMAQPAEHH